In Verrucomicrobiia bacterium, the DNA window CGGAAGTGGCGGACACGGTCGTCGTGGTACTGATGCCCGAGTTGGGGGACGAAATCCAACGGGCGAAATCCGGATTGATGGAAATTGCGGACATCTTGGTCATCAACAAGTCGGATCTGTTCAATGCCCGCACACCCGCGACTGGCCCCCAATACAGCGTGCTCAAATGGGAGCGCCCGACGATTTACACGTCCGCCAAGAGTGGTGAGGGAATCACAACCCTTTGTGGGGCAATGGACATCCACTACACATATCTTGTGCATTCAAGGGAGCTGGTCAAAAGACGGGCGCGGGCCGTCCGCGCCGAGGTGACTCGACTATTGCAATCACGTCTGACGGCCTCTATACTTTGTGCGCTCGAAGCGCCACAGGCGCAAACCATTCTGACCGATGTCGCCAAGAGAAAACTTGACCCGTACGACGCGGTTGAGAAACTGACAACAGAGATTTTAGGGAGCAACGAGAGGAGTTCCAAACATGTCG includes these proteins:
- the meaB gene encoding methylmalonyl Co-A mutase-associated GTPase MeaB, translating into MKMRGKELTKLVTRLEGGEPLPTELYRRTGHARILGITGPPGVGKSSLIDRIIDNLRRQHKTVAVIAIDPTSPISGGALLGDRLRMQRHSEDEGVFIRSLATRQHHGGVTDSTPQIIHALDAAGFDIVIVETVGTGQDEVEVAEVADTVVVVLMPELGDEIQRAKSGLMEIADILVINKSDLFNARTPATGPQYSVLKWERPTIYTSAKSGEGITTLCGAMDIHYTYLVHSRELVKRRARAVRAEVTRLLQSRLTASILCALEAPQAQTILTDVAKRKLDPYDAVEKLTTEILGSNERSSKHVATSTRRQTAKRRKTRR